GCTGATTATGTTGGATTGGATGACTACATTGAGAAGATTAAAGGTGGTTGGACAGATATAGATGTAATTATTACAATGCCGTCTGTAATGGGTAAGGTTGGTGCACTTGGACGTGTATTAGGTCCACGTGGATTAATGCCAAACCCTAAAACTGGTACTGTAACAGTAGATGTTGCAAAGGCTGTGACTGAAGTGAAATCAGGTAAAATTGATTTCCGTGTTGATAAATATGGTATTGTTCATTCTAATATTGCTAAAGTTTCTTTTGAAGGAAGCAAAATTAAAGAGAATGCTACTGAGTTAATCAATACGTTAATTAAGATGAAACCTTCGTCAGCTAAAGGAACATATATTAAAAGTATTTATTTGAGTTCTACTATGAGCCCAGGTATTGAAATTGATACAAAATCTGTTGTCGCTTAAATTTTATTATTATTATGACTAGAGAAGAAAAAGCGCAGTACATTGAAGACCTTACGGCAGAATTGAAAGAATATGGTGTATTCTATTTGACAGATACATCAGATTTGACAGTTGAAACAATTAATAATTTAAGGGCTCGTTGCTTCAAAAGTGATATCAAGTTAAAGGTTGTAAAAAACACCTTACTTGCTAAAGCTTTAGAAAATATCGAAGGAAAAGAGTTTGGAGATTTGAAAGGTGTTTTGGCTGGACCAACTTCAATTATGTTCTCACAGGTAGGTAATGCTCCTGCTAAATTAATTAAGGATTTCAGAAAAAAAGCTGATAAGCCTATTCTTAAAGCTGCTTATGTTGAAGAAGCTATCTATGTTGGAGATCAAAACTTAGATGCTTTAGTGAACATTAAAAGTAGAGAAGAACTTATTGGTGATATTATTGCCTTATTACAAAGCCCAGCTAAAAATGTTGTATCTGGTCTTAAAGGTCAAGGTGGTAAGATTGCAGGAATCCTTAAAACGCTCTCTGAAAGAGCATAGATTAAATGAATATTATTATTAAACTTTTTTAAATTAAAAAAAATGGCACAAATAAAAGAAATCGCTGAAACATTAGTTAACCTTACAGTAAAAGAAGTTAACGAATTAGCTACTATCCTAAAAGAAGAATACGGTATCGAGCCTGCTGCTGCAGCTGTTGCTGTTGCTGCTGGTGGTGGTGCTGCTGCTGGTGGCGCTGCTGCTGAAGAAAAATCTGAATTTGATGTATTCT
The DNA window shown above is from Brumimicrobium sp. and carries:
- the rplA gene encoding 50S ribosomal protein L1 encodes the protein MGRISKKRKEVLSKYDFEKTYSLTEACDLVKEITTTKFDASVDISVRLGVDPRKANQMIRGTVALPHGTGKDVRVLVLCTPDKVAEATAAGADYVGLDDYIEKIKGGWTDIDVIITMPSVMGKVGALGRVLGPRGLMPNPKTGTVTVDVAKAVTEVKSGKIDFRVDKYGIVHSNIAKVSFEGSKIKENATELINTLIKMKPSSAKGTYIKSIYLSSTMSPGIEIDTKSVVA
- the rplJ gene encoding 50S ribosomal protein L10, whose translation is MTREEKAQYIEDLTAELKEYGVFYLTDTSDLTVETINNLRARCFKSDIKLKVVKNTLLAKALENIEGKEFGDLKGVLAGPTSIMFSQVGNAPAKLIKDFRKKADKPILKAAYVEEAIYVGDQNLDALVNIKSREELIGDIIALLQSPAKNVVSGLKGQGGKIAGILKTLSERA
- the rplL gene encoding 50S ribosomal protein L7/L12: MAQIKEIAETLVNLTVKEVNELATILKEEYGIEPAAAAVAVAAGGGAAAGGAAAEEKSEFDVFLKNAGGQKLAIVKLVKELTGLGLKEAKELVDAAPCKIKEAVSKDEAESLKKSLEESGAEVEVK